GAAAGAAGCCAGTATGGTGGACCACAAACACATTGTCCAATAGGATGGGACCTCATCACTCCACAGTAAATACGAGGCCACTCAACGattcttacatattaataagtaattaatgttatttaaagagTATCGAAATGACGCACGGACTCGACACAAGCGTTATTACTCTCAAACAAACAGATCGTTTGTTTTCCTCGTTTATCgagttttttaatgaattttgtgAGTATTTCAAACCACGCCGAGTTGCCATGATCATGGTTCACTTCCGAGCAAATATTTGTCGAGTCTTATATTGCGTttgctttattgtaattatgtatgCATGAATGTGGCGTCTTGCTTCAAGTTAAATTGTGTTATGTTTATCAACGGTTCAGCGAATTAGTTCTAACCTGTAAGTGTTGAAACAGATAATGAGTACAAGTATCTTATGTAAGTGTGCAAAATGTTTGCCATCATTGCAACAAAGTTAGTTTTAGAACTACTTTTGGACCACTGAAAATGAGACGTTtcatgttaatataatataatcataaggTTTAATTTTGTGGTTTACGGTTGAACGAAAATCCATTAACAATATGGTATAAATATGCGGACCAGTTACCCGATATCTATGACTATTCTCACCTTTAAAGTTTACTAGTAACCCGCTCCAATTTCGCACAAGTAGCAGAGAACAAGCATAATATATGcttgtgttttttatattttacaaaatatttgtgaattatgCACATAAACCTTCCTTTTGAATCACTCCGCCCATTAGTAAAAGCCGTATTAAATTCAGTTtgatagtttttgaatttatcgctctcagacagacagacgcgatGGGcgaacttttgttttataatattaggtaaagATATATATTACAATAGCTCACACCTTCACATGTGGTACATGTAAATTGTATGTGAGCTAAATCATGAATCCATGTACTAAAGGCTGCATTGCTTACCTAAACTCCTAAACTATGAAGTCAGCGCAAAGGATCTAATAATGTGTCTAGCATACCTCAGGGGTAGGTCGCATATATAGAACTACTCGTATAATAGTATATGCTGTCCATAatatattaaggtggtagctcaaggtccattttcatacattttgtttcggctttaatctgggtaactaaacaagtattggcaagtaaagaatttaaattcacgtctagttagtgattagttctcgcagttgaaagaaaaacgtaaaaataattaataatcatggatatttcggcctttaaaatttcatcaaatttgacAAGTACGTATTGTTAGTGTGAGTGACGGCTGACTGAGTATACCGGCACAAATGAgaactatatataaatgattaacgCTGTCGCAGCAAAATAACCGTGAGATGgcgttatttattcttttcaaattgGATATATCGTAGTAGAATATACatgaatcatttaaaaacacatcaaatatgatatgccttttaaataattttgtaatgggaaaaatagaaaatagaaatgaGGAGAATCACTAACTTTTTATCACGACAGAGGGCGCACTGTACCTTGGCTTGACAAAACAAACGTCAAATCGTATGACGTATCACTGagtgtttatgaatataatatacttttgttcCAAATGCCTCAATGCAGTGcgttaaattgtaaaaacagAGGAATACATTCATTTCCAAAggaaagtaaacgtagaaagcAATGGGAATCTGCGTTACGTATAAAAAACTTCGAAGCTAGTAGCACAGCACGATTGTGTGTTGCGCATTTTACAGAAAAAGATTATTACGGGAAAATCAATTATACAGGTGAGTCACTATAGAATTTCTATGTGATTTACCTATTtccattaatttttaattacttcgtgctaattatttttgttttttatgatttcaGGTTATGAGCTCCTtgcaaaatttcttaaaaagacAGCTGTGCTATCTGTGTTCTTCTTAACGAAGATAAAACCAGAAAATCCAGCTGCTGTGGCACATCAACAACGTATTGAACGAAGAAGTCAGTCGAGtaacaaatgtagataattcaCAACCATCAAGTAGCAAAGTTAACCTAATAAGTGACAGAGACAATTTACTGGAAGTTGATCATGAAGAAGCAGTCAAAACAGAAGACAACAGTGCAGTAGgatgtacatatattatgcaTGAATTTATATCTAAGGGCACTCAAGTTGATCAAGAACACAAATATGGGTTTATGAATAGATATAAAGATGATAATGCCACTATTAAGTTTTACACAGGTTttgaatcatataaaaaatttaatttagtctaCTCAGCTCTTAGTCCAGtggttcacaaaataaaatattatggcagCAATGTGATTATTCTTAGCAGTGattctaattctaatttattagttGGTGCAATACCTGGTAGCTTGCTGTTATATTGTTCCCAAGCATTTGCAGGATTGATAAGTGATCAGTAGGCAGTGGAACAAAGTGACCTTTTAGCAAAATGTGAAAGTGGTAGTAGTATACTGACTGACAGAGGATTtatgatacaatatatatttcatcagACAAAAATGTGACCATTAGGATTCCCAGtttcttaaaagaaaaatttcagTTGCCTGgtcttaatgtaataaaagataGGGAGCTTGCAAACAAAGGAGTTCATATAGAAAGAATAATAGGATTAACaaagacaaacaaaatttaaaaaatgaattagaCCATAACTATATCCCAATAGTgagcaaaatctttttttatgtttttatgtgctaaacatctacaatttcaggaattatactattactatattgtgaaagatattagataaaaagatgtaattatttcaatttatttattaataattgtaaatagttcttatacacatacttatttacatttctggttctaaattatgtacataaaagtttaacaaattTGTCAACATGCCATTAATAAATGAGTCATctctattaatgaatattattttcatatcctcaaatgtgtaaacaataaaattgcaatattgcGTCCCCCGAACAATAAAGTTGGCCTTGGATTTGGGCATAATATGGATgctgcttttttaaatgtaattctccattaagtatttttaagtaagGCACAGTCACagaggttattttataatatctagcaGCATATGGACACTTAACCTCAACAATAGTATCTTTACCCAATATACCGTCTGGAGAAACAGCCAGAAAAGGATATTCAAATGATATAATGAatccactttttttatttttagtccatAATCTCTATCATATTTGGCAATGGAAATAGTTTCTTGGATTTTACTATGCACAACTAACATAGTCTGCACAGCTTTGGGGGCCAAAATCATAtcgattacatatatttttggtactCATATGTTTTACTGTGGCACACTAAATGAAACATACTGGCAGTAATCCTGCATGATCTTTCATGCCACTCAGAGGAATCACTTTGGGCTCTTGTATTCTTCTCACTTCCTGAATTTgttcagatataatattttttaataatagcttcTCTAGTAAAATATCTATTGGAGTCCTATCTACATAGGTGTAACGATCCCATTCAATGCCATGTGGATTTGCGGGTTCACATGTCTGTAATAAAGGTATTGAGCTTCCATCATATCCCATTACTAAAATTTTCACATAATCAGCATAACTGTCCATAATATCAGTAAGTATCTTTTAGTGTGTTATAAGTACAAGATTTCAATCTCTTGTTGGGTAAattgcctgcctcggtggcgtagttgtattgcatgtccggtacaatagcgctctgaggtcctgggttcgaatcccgggtcgggcaaagtgatatttgggtttttctgctcagtatcagcccggagtctggaatttgtgcccgatatgggctcgccccctatcacatcatgggacggaacatacttggcgaaaagtgggtgccctagttgcgcctctgcataccccttcggggataaaatgcgtgatgttatgtatgttatgttggGTAAATTTTGAGCTGCAATGggtgaattataaaatactttcttgGGTCTAttgaatgtcattaatttttGAGTACTTGACAgatgcaatttaatattttttttgtgtaccaTCCAACAATACAGAGACATGTTTGCAACATGCTTGAGTACCACTGCCTGCAGCACAATCGCAATGGCATTCTTCAATTACTCCatctttacttaattttatatccacAAAGTATACCATTTTTTTCATACTGGCTTTACATTGTCCTCGCAAGTGGGTATAAATGCCATCTGTGGAATAGCGGGCAGTCACAAGATGTCGAAATTCGTACAGGAGTTGTCCTTTATGCTGAGTATTATATCtgcaaaaacaataatgtagtaagaaaatataatataatgttatcaaGATATCATGATATATGAGTGTAGGTAtaccaatttaaatacataaaatttacactgTCATCTTTGTAAACAACTGCctaagattataatcattacatatgggtacataactttcaaaatattcctGTATTGCTTGTCTCGTAATCATTGGTAAAGAAGTGTCCGCAATTATGTCTCTGAAAGTATCAGTGGCTGGACTCAGATATGCGATCTCCTCTTGGATCTCGCAGTCAACACCAAAATTTTTATTCCGGTCATTAGATTGCAATctataacaaaaacaagaaCTGAGGTCCGAGAACAAGAAAATATGGCATATAAGCGaattataacctaaatattatagtatttacctTTCTATCAAATTAGCCTTTTTTTCCGGCAATTGACGCATTTCTTTTACGAACCTCAACTTTAAGTTGAGGCACAGTCATGAAAgcgtacatattttaatgaattagcaCTTCAAATTTCTTGAAATAGCGTGTTCACTTACGTCAAGAAAAGTAAACAACGGTAAACAAAGTACACTCGTGTACTTCCATTGTTATGAGTATTTGATAGAAGCTTTATTTATGATTTGACATATTACAACCGACGTTGCCGCTCTTCCTATTGACCGTCGTCAAGGTCGTGAAGTGAACCTATGGGACGTTGCCAGCTCAATACCCTGTTGGGTCTAAGGTAAAAAGTAAGTTTCATCACATTACGTTAATGTCACTACTATTGCACGCGGTTTTGCCTGTgcaaaattttagatttaaaattataaataagatcgCCTGAGAATTTTacctgtatttaatataatgtaatttgtaaatgtgacgatcgataaaagaatataatatatagtttttcaataaaagttatgattttgtttctatttattaacttCTCCCTCGGGATAGGTGCtttaaaatcgtattttatacagtaacttttcaaataaaactatttacggattttatcgtggtgatttatattattattttctccctaatgctatatgtacttatattgggagaaaataataatatatatcaccgcgataaaatacgtaaatagacaatatttcaaagataaaaaaataaacaatacataataaaaataacatctatggagctttcaattaaataaagaataattggaCGACAGGAGTTAACAACATATCAGCAATTAATTCTGTTGACAGAagtttatataatcatattaccgatatatttaattgtatttttcatttcagtgTTTGTAtcttccagtattatatattagtctatgtttgtttcgattttatacagtaatcatctattataaataaatatttcatttgtaaaacTTAAATTCCAATCGCCGTAGCGTAACTcaggaagatatttttttatataaatacctcataccaaagtctgttttacaacaataaatcaaataaaataaaatttcactcgACGGTCGTATTATATACGGCCAAATTGAATAGCCGCTTTTTCATTATAAGAACAGTACATTACAACCACCTCCGTGACTTGTGACGGCCATTGCATTCCAGgcttttacaaaaacatgacGTTACTCGCGATTAAAAACAACCTTAtgtggtgggtgtgaggtcGAATTTGTGTTTAGTCCATCAATACTTATGATTTTCTGtttcatgttttgtttgaatttatcgACGACGCTAATTTTTGTTATCACATTTGCAAGGAGTTTAGTTCAGCCTTTAGGATTCGATACAAGACAACATAATGGTGGTCTCGGTGTATGTACACCTTTGATATACACGTATACACGAGCTATACCAAAATATCTGTATGAAGCTCCGTCATGCACCGTCAGTGCTAGCACAACTGAAGCTGCGTTGGAACCAGAACTAACCAATTGATCCCAACCGGATACCGATGCCTATCTACTACCTGTGGAAATGATTTCTAGTAACAACCTGCAATTGGTAATTGGATAACTGATTGTGGACTCGAAGCACGAACTTCAGTGGGCATTTAATGTGCCAAAACATACTCGGGTTATTGTTTCCAAATTCAATATGCCAGTGAAAAACAAAAGGGTTTTCATAGTCTTTCCACATTTTAATGCAGCATgtgtgatgaaatttggcaccatTGTTCTGAAAGGGataacacaaacataatatgcTTTATGTGGGCAATCATAACAGCTTGCAGATATTACACGCGAGTGGCTAATATGATAATCTTTGTGGACTCGCCAAATATGGCTGGTATTATATTTCTTGCAATTGAAAAACGACAATACATGGGACAAATAATTGACTACGGAAAGAAAGAAACCTGGTGACTAAGATAGATTTATTGCCAGTGTAaaaaggtatatattggatGCTACTCtatatattactgtttatatgtAAGGGGCTAGTTAAAAAGGTTATATGGTCACAACTTAGATTCATCATTAGGAATGGAAGTTCCATACACAATataggaattattatttattagattactCATGCCTTTACATTAGCATACTATCTCATGACAATTTTCTTTCCAGGCTTGAATTATCAGCAATGACAAAAAAGCCTATTTAttggtttcaaaaataaatactgtttcaCAATAGGacaatattatgaattgaaAAGAATAGATTTAAACAGACCTAGTTGCTGTAAAAATTACAGAGCCGTTTACGGCAAtggaatctaaaataaaaatttcaagagTGAAGAAATGCATAGtctccattatttaaattttattagagatGGA
This genomic window from Manduca sexta isolate Smith_Timp_Sample1 chromosome 17, JHU_Msex_v1.0, whole genome shotgun sequence contains:
- the LOC119189571 gene encoding uncharacterized protein LOC119189571 isoform X1; this encodes MRQLPEKKANLIERLQSNDRNKNFGVDCEIQEEIAYLSPATDTFRDIIADTSLPMITRQAIQEYFERYNTQHKGQLLYEFRHLVTARYSTDGIYTHLRGQCKASMKKMTCEPANPHGIEWDRYTYVDRTPIDILLEKLLLKNIISEQIQEVRRIQEPKVIPLSGMKDHAGLLPVCFI
- the LOC119189571 gene encoding uncharacterized protein LOC119189571 isoform X2, with product MRQLPEKKANLIERLQSNDRNKNFGVDCEIQEEIAYLSPATDTFRDIIADTSLPMITRQAIQEYFERYNTQHKGQLLYEFRHLVTARYSTDGIYTHLRGQCKASMKKMVYFVDIKLSKDGVIEECHCDCAAGSGTQACCKHVSVLLDDM